The genomic DNA CGACGACGTCCCGCTCGAACTGCTCGGTCCGCTCGGCTGCGGCGTCCAGACCGGCGCGGGCGCGGTGATCAACACGCTCGACCCGCAGGCCGGTTCGTCGATCGCCGTCTTCGGTGCCGGTTCGGTCGGGCTCTCGGCCGTGCTCGGGGCGGACGTCAAGGGCTGCACGGACGTCGTCTCGGTGGACCTGAAAGAGAACAGGTTGGAGAAAGCCGACGAACTCGGCGCGACGGCGACCGTCAACCCCGGCGACGTCGACGACGTGGTCGAGGCCGTCCGGGAGGCCACCGGCGGCGGCGTCGACTACGCGGTCGAGTCGACGGGTGTCGCAGACGTCGCAGAGCAGGCGGTCGAGACGCTCACCCAGCGGGGCACGCTCGCCGTCGTCGGCGCGCCCGCGCTCGGCACGCGGGCCAGTTACGACGTCAACGACCTCATCCTCAACGGGCGGTCGATCACGGGCGTCGTCGAGGGAGACAGCAACCCGAAGGAGTTCATTCCGGACCTGATCGAGCTGTACCGCCAGGGGAAGTTCCCGTTCGACGAGTTCGTCACCTACTACGACTTCGAGGAGATCGAACGGGCCGTGGCCGACTCCGAGAGCGGGGACGCGATCAAGCCGATTCTGCGCGTCAGCGAGCCGTGAATAGCGTCAGTGAACCGTAAAAAGCGTCAGCGGGCTGTGAAAAGCGTCAGTGAGCAGTGAAGAGGGAGGCGAACTGACCCGTTCTCCGCTCTGACAGCGAAAAACGTTTATATACACTACGGGTTAGACACAGACGAACGATTTCGTCCGTTCGGTCGGGTCGCTCCTTCGACGCCGACCCATCAACCACGACTCCGGTGGTGCGGGTCACGGATTTTGTGGCCCCTCCCAACGGCTTTCAACACATGTATGAGCACTAACGACACGACGGATCCGATCGAAGCGGTCAGAGCGAAACTCGAAGACGAGATCCCCGACGACCTCGTCGTCTCCCGGGTCGCCTACGAGGGCCCCGAACTGGTCATCTACACCGAGACGCCGCGGGAGTTCGCCGAGCGCGACGGCCTGATCCGCCGCCTCGCGAGCACGCTCCGCAAGCGGATCACGGTCCGTCCGGCGTCGGGCACCCAACTGAACCCCGCCGAGGCGAAGCCGAAAATCCTCGATCTGATCCCCGAGGAGGCCGGCATCACGAACCTCCAGTTCTACCCGGCGACCGGCGAAGTCCTCATCGAGGCCGAGAAACCCGGCCTCGTCATCGGCCGTCGCGCGAGCACTCTCCGGGAGATCACCCAGGAGGTGGGGTGGACCCCGGACGTCCTCCGGACCCCGCCGATGGAATCTTCGACCGTCGACAACGTGCGGAACTTCCTGATGCAGGAGCGGGACGACCGACGGGACTTCCTCGAACGCGTCGGCCAGCGGATCCACCGCGAACAGACCGGCGAGACCGACTGGGTCCGCGTGACCACGCTGGGTTGCTGTCGGGAGGTCGGGCGCGCGAGCTTCGTTCTCAGCACGCCCGAGACGCGGGTGCTCATCGACTGCGGCGACAAACCCGGCGCCGAGGGCGAGGTCCCGTACCTCCAGGTCCCGGAAGCGAACCCGATCGCCGACCTCGACGCCGTCGTGTTGACGCACGCGCACCTGGACCACAGCGCGCTCCTGCCGCTGCTCTTCAAGTACGGCTACGACGGCCCGGTCTACACGACCGAGCCCACCCGCGACCTGATGGGGCTGCTCCAACTCGACTACCTCGACGTCGCCGCCAAGGAGGGTCGGACGCCGCCCTACGAGTCCGAGATGGTCCGCGAGGAGCTCAAACACACGATCACGCTGGACTACGGCGACGTCACCGACATCGCGCCCGACATCAAGCTCACCTTCCACAACGCCGGGCACATCCTCGGCAGCGCCGTCGCGCACTT from Halobellus limi includes the following:
- a CDS encoding NAD(P)-dependent alcohol dehydrogenase, encoding MEIDAAVVDEEGGPFTIETVELDDPQANEVLVRVVGAGVCHTDMIVRDQLYPTPLPAVLGHEGSGVVESVGDNVSDVEPGDRVVLSFDYDDDCHSCHAGHPAYCEDFFAHNFGGRRPEDGTSPLSRGDEDLSGRFFGQSSFATHALATERNVVAVDDDVPLELLGPLGCGVQTGAGAVINTLDPQAGSSIAVFGAGSVGLSAVLGADVKGCTDVVSVDLKENRLEKADELGATATVNPGDVDDVVEAVREATGGGVDYAVESTGVADVAEQAVETLTQRGTLAVVGAPALGTRASYDVNDLILNGRSITGVVEGDSNPKEFIPDLIELYRQGKFPFDEFVTYYDFEEIERAVADSESGDAIKPILRVSEP
- a CDS encoding beta-CASP ribonuclease aCPSF1, coding for MSTNDTTDPIEAVRAKLEDEIPDDLVVSRVAYEGPELVIYTETPREFAERDGLIRRLASTLRKRITVRPASGTQLNPAEAKPKILDLIPEEAGITNLQFYPATGEVLIEAEKPGLVIGRRASTLREITQEVGWTPDVLRTPPMESSTVDNVRNFLMQERDDRRDFLERVGQRIHREQTGETDWVRVTTLGCCREVGRASFVLSTPETRVLIDCGDKPGAEGEVPYLQVPEANPIADLDAVVLTHAHLDHSALLPLLFKYGYDGPVYTTEPTRDLMGLLQLDYLDVAAKEGRTPPYESEMVREELKHTITLDYGDVTDIAPDIKLTFHNAGHILGSAVAHFHIGDGFHNVVFSGDIHYDDTRLFNGASNDFPRVESLVMESTYGRRDDYQTDQADSERKLIELIQETYDRDGKVVIPAFAVGRSQELMLVLEEAMREGKLPTMPIYLDGMIREATAIHTAYPEFLRDGLRDRILHEDQNPFLAEQFQQVDGGQEMREEVAGGEPCIILSTSGMVTGGPIMSWLELLGSDEENQLIFVGYQAQGTLGRRIQSGRREIPFSDRGGRSEQLTLRFDVESVSGFSGHADRNGLENFVGTMNPRPEEIICVHGDEASTDQLSSGLYQKYDVRTYAPRNLETFRFD